A single window of Nocardia sp. NBC_01327 DNA harbors:
- a CDS encoding mechanosensitive ion channel family protein gives MTTSSSAIDFQQGLSDAWSSVATFVPKFVGFLAILIVGWIVAKIIARLVTRVLNRVGFDRLAERGGIQDMLARSSYDATGIMAKLVYYAVLLITLQLGFGVFGPNPISTMLDGIVGWLPKLAVAIVIVCIAGAIARVVMDMIANMLSGLSYGRMMGRIAAVFIWGVGIVAALNQIGVATSVTMPILVTVLAVIGGVLVVGVGGGLIRPMQQRWEGWLETVEGEMPEVKGHAEAFQRGREDAARARQQMLAQQGAMGGARPMAGQQMPPGKWAEQPVGSPAGYGQPGQQGYGQQRGYGGPGQGGMPGQAGMPNQGGQMPEHGGQMPEHGGQMPEHGGQMPDRGNQPGMH, from the coding sequence ATGACCACCTCGAGTTCGGCTATCGATTTCCAGCAGGGCCTCTCGGACGCGTGGAGCTCGGTGGCCACGTTCGTGCCGAAATTTGTCGGTTTCCTGGCCATTCTCATTGTCGGCTGGATCGTGGCGAAGATCATCGCCCGGCTGGTGACCAGGGTTCTGAATCGGGTCGGTTTCGACCGGCTGGCTGAGCGCGGCGGCATTCAGGACATGCTGGCGCGCAGCAGCTACGACGCCACCGGCATCATGGCCAAGCTGGTGTATTACGCGGTGCTGCTGATCACGCTGCAGCTGGGTTTCGGTGTGTTCGGGCCGAATCCGATCAGCACCATGCTCGACGGCATCGTCGGCTGGCTGCCCAAACTGGCGGTCGCGATCGTCATCGTCTGCATTGCGGGCGCCATCGCGCGCGTGGTGATGGACATGATCGCGAATATGCTCAGCGGCCTGTCCTACGGGCGCATGATGGGCCGGATCGCGGCCGTATTCATTTGGGGCGTAGGCATTGTCGCGGCGCTCAATCAGATCGGGGTGGCGACGTCGGTCACCATGCCCATCCTCGTCACCGTGCTCGCGGTCATCGGCGGTGTGCTCGTCGTCGGTGTCGGCGGCGGCCTGATCCGGCCCATGCAGCAGCGCTGGGAAGGCTGGCTGGAAACCGTCGAGGGCGAGATGCCCGAGGTGAAGGGGCATGCCGAGGCGTTCCAGCGCGGGCGTGAGGATGCCGCGCGAGCGCGTCAGCAGATGCTGGCGCAGCAGGGCGCGATGGGTGGCGCGCGCCCCATGGCCGGCCAGCAGATGCCGCCCGGAAAGTGGGCCGAGCAACCCGTTGGCTCGCCCGCTGGCTACGGCCAGCCGGGTCAGCAGGGATACGGTCAGCAGCGCGGATACGGCGGCCCGGGGCAGGGCGGAATGCCAGGCCAGGCTGGAATGCCGAATCAGGGCGGGCAGATGCCGGAGCACGGCGGGCAGATGCCGGAGCACGGCGGGCAGATGCCGGAGCACGGCGGGCAGATGCCCGATCGAGGCAATCAGCCCGGCATGCACTGA
- a CDS encoding AbrB family transcriptional regulator has protein sequence MNPRQLLTWVALSAAVLGGATLLDRLGFPAPQMILAIVVGAVLAMTNRLPRPLPRQVSIGVQAMLGVLMGSYLQVSLLTSIGLDLLPVLLVTAATILVSVAVALVFARVAKVDVPTATLGMLAGGSAAVVSAADELDADPRRVAFMQYLRVALVALSAPAVAALLDDQEGIAYSSATLGGSVTDPSLPYWMIVGRGDQVAGISTAIMLCLIGIWVGRRIGLPNAALLGPMLLTAVLTAAGVSHGYAPTHLFKDLLFVLIGFEVGTRFTRQVVREMARMIPAMAVAVLALSGLVAAMALGLAQFVDLELSDLYLATTPGGINAVLATADKMNANLPLITSVQTIRLLLVMFTLPLLMRALRRFGSPRSAVTQVVQ, from the coding sequence ATGAACCCGAGACAGTTGCTGACCTGGGTAGCGTTGTCGGCCGCTGTGCTGGGCGGTGCGACGCTGCTGGATCGCCTGGGGTTTCCGGCTCCGCAGATGATTCTCGCGATCGTGGTGGGTGCGGTCCTGGCCATGACCAATCGCCTGCCGCGGCCGCTGCCACGCCAGGTGAGTATCGGCGTGCAGGCCATGCTGGGCGTGCTGATGGGCAGCTATCTGCAGGTATCGCTGCTGACCTCGATCGGCCTCGATCTGCTGCCCGTGCTGCTGGTCACGGCGGCCACCATTCTGGTCAGTGTCGCGGTGGCTCTCGTCTTCGCCCGGGTCGCCAAGGTGGATGTGCCGACCGCGACGCTGGGCATGCTGGCCGGTGGTTCCGCCGCCGTCGTTTCCGCCGCCGATGAGCTCGATGCGGACCCGCGCCGAGTGGCTTTCATGCAGTATCTGCGCGTTGCGCTGGTCGCGCTGAGCGCGCCCGCGGTGGCCGCGCTGCTCGACGACCAAGAGGGAATCGCTTACAGCTCAGCGACTCTCGGCGGTTCGGTGACGGATCCCTCACTGCCGTACTGGATGATCGTCGGCCGCGGTGATCAGGTCGCCGGAATCTCGACGGCAATCATGTTGTGCCTCATAGGGATTTGGGTCGGCCGTCGCATCGGACTGCCGAATGCGGCGCTGCTGGGCCCCATGCTGCTGACCGCGGTGCTCACCGCCGCGGGTGTCAGTCACGGTTATGCGCCCACGCATCTGTTCAAGGATCTGCTGTTCGTACTCATCGGGTTCGAGGTCGGCACCCGCTTCACCCGGCAGGTGGTGCGGGAGATGGCGCGCATGATTCCGGCCATGGCCGTCGCGGTGCTCGCGCTGTCGGGTCTGGTGGCGGCCATGGCGCTGGGATTGGCGCAGTTCGTCGATCTGGAGCTGTCGGATCTGTATCTCGCGACCACGCCCGGCGGAATCAACGCGGTGCTCGCGACGGCCGACAAAATGAATGCGAATCTGCCGCTCATCACCAGTGTGCAGACCATTCGGCTACTGCTCGTGATGTTCACACTGCCCCTGCTCATGCGCGCTTTACGGCGATTCGGCTCACCGCGATCTGCCGTTACGCAGGTTGTCCAGTGA
- a CDS encoding DUF1330 domain-containing protein has protein sequence MPGYAIAQLYDVDLNAEIVEYLERIDSTLAPFGGKFIVHGGAQQVIEGPASAVAIVIEFPDYQAVQDWHQSAAYQAILPLRTENCSSIAVLAQDCGKDHVATDVLKEAAS, from the coding sequence ATGCCCGGTTACGCCATTGCGCAGCTTTACGACGTGGATCTCAATGCGGAGATTGTGGAGTATCTCGAGCGGATCGACTCGACACTGGCCCCGTTCGGGGGGAAGTTCATCGTGCACGGCGGCGCGCAGCAGGTCATCGAGGGGCCCGCGAGCGCGGTGGCCATTGTCATCGAATTCCCGGACTACCAGGCAGTTCAGGACTGGCACCAGTCCGCGGCGTATCAGGCGATCCTGCCGTTGCGGACCGAGAACTGTTCCAGCATCGCGGTTCTCGCCCAGGATTGCGGCAAGGATCATGTGGCGACGGATGTACTGAAAGAAGCGGCCTCATAG
- a CDS encoding Bax inhibitor-1/YccA family protein gives MRTTSNPVFRNLTPQQNGGYAGFGSAPAGAGQPNPQYGQQPPQYPPYGYQQPNQPAVPLTRPMTIDDVVTKTGITLGVVTVGAIISYALTASNHSLAAPFVIVGGLVGFVLAMIASFGRKQNNPALVLSYAAFEGLFLGALSFMFTNVSFGGVGGSGLIAQAVLGTFGVFFGMLVVYKTGAIRVTPRFTRMIVAAMIGILVLMVGNLIASFITPGGLGLRDGGTMSIIFSLVVIAVAAFSFLLDFDAADQLIRANAPAQAAWGVAFGLTVTLVWLYIEILRLLSYFQRD, from the coding sequence TTGCGCACCACCTCCAACCCGGTTTTCCGGAACCTGACGCCCCAGCAGAACGGCGGCTATGCCGGCTTCGGCTCGGCGCCCGCTGGAGCCGGACAGCCCAATCCCCAGTACGGTCAGCAGCCCCCGCAGTACCCGCCCTACGGGTACCAGCAGCCCAATCAGCCCGCGGTGCCGCTCACCCGGCCCATGACCATCGATGACGTCGTCACCAAGACCGGCATCACGCTGGGTGTGGTGACCGTCGGCGCGATCATCTCCTACGCGCTCACCGCGTCCAACCACTCGCTTGCCGCACCGTTCGTGATCGTCGGCGGCCTGGTCGGCTTCGTGCTCGCCATGATCGCGAGTTTCGGTCGTAAGCAGAACAATCCGGCCCTGGTGCTCAGCTACGCGGCCTTCGAGGGTCTGTTCCTCGGCGCGCTGTCGTTCATGTTCACCAATGTCTCCTTCGGCGGCGTCGGCGGCTCCGGGCTGATCGCGCAGGCGGTGCTCGGCACCTTCGGCGTGTTCTTCGGCATGCTGGTCGTCTACAAGACCGGCGCCATCCGCGTCACCCCGCGCTTCACCCGCATGATCGTCGCCGCCATGATCGGCATCCTGGTGCTGATGGTCGGCAACCTCATCGCCTCCTTCATCACGCCCGGCGGTTTGGGCCTGCGTGACGGCGGCACCATGTCGATCATCTTCAGCCTGGTGGTCATCGCCGTCGCCGCGTTCAGCTTCCTGCTGGACTTCGACGCGGCCGATCAGCTCATCCGCGCCAATGCACCGGCGCAGGCCGCGTGGGGCGTGGCATTCGGCCTGACCGTCACCCTGGTCTGGCTGTACATCGAGATCCTGCGCCTGCTGAGCTACTTCCAGCGCGACTGA
- a CDS encoding transglycosylase SLT domain-containing protein: MVAAARTVGTAALALGVFGSIITAAGTASGDVHPVALKETLAAATVPAAPAAAALPAAVAKVAPAAAPAPAPMPAPAPVAPPAPPAPSYANNLDGWIRQALDIMSAHGIPGSYEGILRNVLRESSGNPQAINLYDSNAAMGIPSKGLLQVIDPTFNAYHVSGTSTDVWDPVANIVAACNYAAARYGSMDNVNSAY; the protein is encoded by the coding sequence GTGGTTGCTGCCGCCCGTACGGTCGGCACCGCCGCTCTTGCGCTCGGAGTCTTCGGCTCCATCATCACCGCCGCGGGCACCGCCTCCGGTGACGTGCACCCGGTCGCCCTGAAGGAGACCCTGGCCGCCGCGACGGTTCCCGCTGCCCCGGCCGCCGCGGCCCTTCCGGCGGCTGTGGCCAAGGTGGCTCCGGCCGCGGCTCCGGCCCCCGCCCCCATGCCGGCGCCCGCTCCGGTCGCGCCGCCCGCACCGCCCGCGCCGTCCTACGCGAACAACCTGGACGGCTGGATTCGTCAGGCGCTGGACATCATGTCCGCCCACGGCATCCCCGGCAGCTACGAGGGCATCCTGCGCAATGTGCTGCGTGAGTCCAGCGGCAACCCGCAGGCGATCAACCTGTACGACTCCAATGCGGCCATGGGCATCCCGTCCAAGGGCCTGCTGCAGGTCATCGATCCCACCTTCAACGCGTACCACGTGAGCGGCACCTCGACCGACGTCTGGGATCCGGTCGCCAATATCGTGGCCGCGTGCAACTACGCCGCCGCCCGCTACGGCTCGATGGACAACGTCAACAGCGCGTACTGA
- a CDS encoding acetyl-CoA C-acetyltransferase translates to MAEAVIVSYARSPIGRAGKGSLVGMRPDDLAAQMVQAALDKVPALAASDIDDLMLGCGQPAGESGFNMARAVAVQLGYDYLPGVTLNRYCSSSLQTTRMALHAIKAGEGDVFISAGVETVSRFPKGTADGWPDTHNLTFAEAEARTKATAESNATWIDPRENDILPDVYIAMGQTAENVATYTGISREDQDHWAVRSQNRAEEAIKSGFFEREITPVTLPDGTIVTTDDGPRAGTTYEKISSLKPVFRPDGTVTAGNACPLNDGAAALVIMSDTKAKALGLTPLARIVSTGVSGLSPEIMGLGPIEAVRKALGYAGMTIGDLDLYEINEAFAVQVLGSARELNMDHDKLNISGGALALGHPFGMTGARITATLINNLQTQDKQFGLETMCVGGGQGMAMIIERLS, encoded by the coding sequence ATGGCTGAGGCCGTTATCGTTTCGTACGCCCGCTCGCCCATCGGCCGCGCTGGCAAGGGTTCGCTCGTGGGCATGCGACCGGACGACCTCGCGGCTCAGATGGTGCAGGCCGCGCTCGACAAGGTTCCCGCCCTGGCCGCCAGCGATATCGACGATCTGATGCTGGGCTGCGGTCAGCCCGCCGGTGAGTCCGGTTTCAATATGGCTCGCGCCGTGGCCGTGCAGCTGGGCTACGACTACCTGCCCGGTGTCACGCTCAACCGCTACTGCTCCTCCTCGCTGCAGACCACCCGGATGGCGCTGCACGCCATCAAGGCCGGCGAGGGCGACGTATTCATTTCTGCAGGCGTGGAGACGGTTTCGCGCTTCCCGAAGGGCACCGCCGACGGCTGGCCCGACACCCACAACCTCACCTTCGCCGAGGCCGAGGCCCGCACCAAGGCCACCGCGGAGTCCAACGCCACCTGGATCGACCCGCGCGAGAACGACATCCTGCCGGACGTCTACATCGCCATGGGCCAGACCGCGGAGAACGTCGCCACCTACACCGGCATCTCCCGTGAGGACCAGGACCACTGGGCCGTGCGTTCGCAGAACCGTGCGGAAGAGGCCATCAAGTCCGGCTTCTTCGAGCGTGAGATCACCCCGGTGACCCTGCCCGACGGCACCATCGTCACCACCGACGACGGCCCGCGCGCCGGCACCACCTACGAGAAGATCTCCTCGCTCAAGCCGGTCTTCCGCCCCGACGGCACCGTCACCGCCGGTAACGCCTGCCCGCTCAACGACGGCGCCGCCGCGCTGGTCATCATGAGCGACACCAAGGCCAAGGCGCTGGGCCTGACCCCGCTGGCCCGCATCGTGTCCACCGGCGTCTCCGGCCTGTCCCCCGAGATCATGGGCCTCGGTCCGATCGAGGCGGTCCGCAAGGCCCTCGGCTACGCCGGCATGACCATCGGCGACCTCGACCTCTACGAGATCAACGAGGCCTTCGCCGTGCAGGTCCTGGGTTCCGCCCGCGAGCTGAACATGGACCACGACAAGCTGAACATCTCCGGTGGCGCGCTCGCCCTCGGCCACCCGTTCGGCATGACCGGCGCCCGCATCACCGCCACCCTCATCAACAATCTCCAGACCCAGGACAAGCAGTTCGGTCTGGAGACCATGTGTGTCGGTGGCGGCCAGGGCATGGCAATGATCATCGAGCGTCTCAGCTGA
- a CDS encoding LLM class F420-dependent oxidoreductase yields MDLRIFTEPQQGASYDTLLTVAKATEDLGYDAFFRSDHYLAMGDADGLPGPTDAWITLAGLARETSRIRLGTLVTAATFRPPGVLAIEVAQVDAMSGGRVDFGFGAGWFESEHTAYGIPFPADKFARFEEQLAVITGLWGTPAGETFSYTGEHYTLTDSPALPKPAQAKIPVVIGGMGAKRTPRLAAQYADEFNVPFQSPETCAEQFDRVRRAAKAIGRDPEELTFSNALVACVGATDAEVARRAAAIGREVDELKANGLAGSPDEVVEKIARYAEIAGTTRVYLQMLDLRDLDHLALIADRVMSQLG; encoded by the coding sequence ATCGATCTTCGTATCTTCACCGAACCTCAGCAGGGCGCCAGTTACGACACCCTGCTCACCGTGGCCAAGGCCACCGAGGACCTGGGCTACGACGCCTTCTTCCGCTCCGACCACTACCTCGCCATGGGCGATGCCGACGGGCTGCCCGGGCCGACCGACGCCTGGATCACCCTGGCCGGTCTCGCCCGCGAGACCAGCCGCATCCGCCTCGGCACCCTGGTCACCGCCGCGACCTTCCGTCCGCCCGGGGTGCTGGCCATCGAGGTCGCGCAGGTCGACGCCATGTCCGGCGGCCGCGTCGACTTCGGTTTCGGCGCAGGCTGGTTCGAGTCCGAGCACACCGCCTACGGCATTCCGTTCCCCGCCGACAAGTTCGCGCGCTTCGAGGAGCAGCTGGCCGTCATCACCGGCCTGTGGGGCACCCCGGCCGGAGAGACCTTCTCCTACACCGGCGAGCACTACACGCTCACCGATTCACCGGCACTGCCCAAGCCCGCACAGGCCAAGATCCCGGTGGTCATCGGCGGTATGGGCGCGAAGCGCACACCGCGACTGGCCGCGCAGTACGCCGACGAATTCAATGTGCCGTTCCAATCGCCCGAGACCTGCGCCGAGCAGTTCGACCGGGTTCGCCGGGCCGCCAAGGCCATCGGCCGCGATCCGGAGGAGTTGACCTTCTCCAATGCTCTGGTCGCCTGTGTCGGCGCCACCGATGCCGAGGTGGCTCGGCGCGCGGCGGCCATCGGCCGGGAGGTGGACGAGCTGAAGGCCAATGGCCTGGCCGGCAGTCCGGACGAGGTGGTCGAGAAGATCGCCCGCTACGCCGAGATCGCCGGAACCACGCGGGTCTACCTGCAGATGCTGGATCTGCGGGATCTGGATCACCTGGCGCTGATCGCCGACCGGGTCATGAGCCAGCTGGGCTAG
- a CDS encoding class I SAM-dependent methyltransferase yields the protein MVEVEDVLSRLRRYPDVEAVNLYAVDAADRLLLDVAADSLAAAGDGRVAVIDDGYGALTLGAVAAYDLRGIRVHQDLLTGELALANNARLVGLADRYTAMELGERLLADVRVVLWRLPRALSGLAEIADAIARYASPEVRVYAGGRDKYLTPAMNDVLAESFGAVQASRGRQKSRVLLATEPKTAGDPQFPVRNQLDDQGLEVVAHGAAFSGSRLDIGTRFLLDYLRRMKPDARDAIDLGCGTGILAVALAKARPGIRITATDQSAAAVASTRATAEANAVADRITVLRDDAMSSAPDNSADLVLCNPPFHVGAAVHTGSAIKMFQQAGRVLRPGGELWTVYNSHLNYRGVMERMVGKTEVMGRNRKFTVTRSVRGLHTSTAVEAQ from the coding sequence GTGGTTGAGGTCGAGGACGTGCTGAGCCGATTGCGGCGGTATCCGGATGTGGAGGCGGTGAACCTCTATGCGGTCGATGCCGCTGATCGGTTGCTACTGGATGTCGCCGCCGATTCCCTTGCCGCAGCGGGGGATGGCCGGGTGGCGGTGATCGACGACGGTTACGGCGCGCTGACGCTCGGCGCCGTCGCCGCCTACGACCTGCGCGGCATTCGGGTGCACCAGGATCTGCTCACCGGTGAACTCGCCCTGGCCAATAATGCGCGCCTGGTCGGACTGGCGGATCGATACACCGCCATGGAACTGGGCGAGCGGCTGCTCGCGGACGTGCGGGTGGTGCTGTGGCGGCTGCCGCGCGCGCTGTCCGGACTCGCCGAAATCGCCGATGCCATTGCGCGCTACGCGTCCCCGGAGGTGCGGGTGTACGCGGGCGGCCGGGACAAGTACCTGACCCCCGCCATGAATGACGTGCTGGCCGAATCCTTCGGCGCCGTCCAGGCCAGCCGCGGGCGGCAGAAATCCCGCGTCCTGCTGGCCACCGAACCGAAAACCGCTGGGGATCCTCAGTTTCCGGTACGCAACCAGCTCGACGATCAGGGCCTCGAGGTGGTCGCCCACGGCGCCGCGTTCTCCGGTTCGCGGCTGGATATCGGCACCCGCTTCCTGCTCGACTACCTCAGGCGGATGAAGCCCGATGCCAGGGATGCCATCGACCTAGGTTGCGGCACAGGCATTCTCGCGGTGGCGCTGGCCAAGGCCCGGCCCGGAATCCGCATTACCGCCACCGATCAGTCGGCCGCGGCCGTCGCCTCCACCCGTGCCACCGCCGAGGCCAATGCGGTGGCCGATCGGATCACCGTGCTGCGCGATGACGCCATGTCGAGCGCGCCGGACAACAGCGCCGATCTGGTGCTGTGCAATCCGCCCTTCCATGTCGGCGCGGCCGTGCACACCGGCTCCGCCATCAAGATGTTCCAGCAGGCCGGTCGGGTACTGCGTCCCGGCGGCGAACTGTGGACCGTCTACAACTCGCACCTCAATTACCGCGGGGTCATGGAGCGCATGGTCGGTAAGACCGAGGTGATGGGCCGCAATCGCAAATTCACTGTCACCCGCTCGGTACGCGGGCTGCACACCTCCACCGCGGTGGAAGCACAATAG
- a CDS encoding MDR family MFS transporter, producing the protein MRGLLVTATESAAAVGLRSERGPVLGAIMLATSLVALDSTVIATAVLTITDQLGGFAQFPWLFSIYLLAQAVTVPVYGKLADMVGRKPVMLFGIAVFALGSLLCGLATSMLGLIVFRAVQGIGAGAVGPMAITIAGDIYTVQERAKVQAYLASVWAASSVLGPLLGGVFSEYISWRWIFLINLPLAAVAAWMILRKFTESAPRQRHRIDYLGAGLLTVGAGGLMLALLEGGQAWAWTSPASIALFAAGLLVLILFGLVERRAANPILPLWVLTRRVLVASSLVSLLVGAVLLGLTSYVPTFAQSVLGTGALVAGLTVGALTLGWPMTASQAGKVYLRIGFRATSLIGSVLAALGAATLLLVNEGSTLLQVALGCFIVGAGMGLVASPTLIAAQSSVEWSERGVVTSTNMFARSLGSALGVALFGALVNSRIGRTEHPAPQDLSPAIHLVFLGVAAMAVVMIAAAATMPRN; encoded by the coding sequence ATGAGGGGGTTGCTGGTGACTGCTACCGAATCGGCGGCGGCTGTGGGGTTGCGGTCGGAGCGGGGGCCGGTGCTGGGGGCCATTATGTTGGCTACCTCGCTGGTGGCGCTGGACTCGACTGTTATCGCCACGGCGGTGCTGACGATTACCGATCAGCTCGGCGGGTTCGCGCAATTCCCCTGGCTGTTCAGTATTTATCTGCTGGCGCAGGCGGTGACGGTGCCGGTGTACGGGAAGCTCGCCGATATGGTGGGGCGGAAGCCGGTGATGCTCTTCGGGATTGCGGTGTTCGCGCTGGGTTCGCTGCTGTGCGGGCTGGCCACCAGCATGCTGGGGCTCATTGTCTTTCGGGCGGTGCAGGGGATCGGCGCGGGTGCGGTGGGGCCGATGGCCATCACCATCGCCGGCGATATCTACACCGTTCAGGAGCGGGCGAAGGTGCAGGCCTATCTGGCCAGCGTCTGGGCGGCCTCCTCGGTGCTCGGCCCACTGCTCGGCGGAGTGTTCTCCGAATACATCAGCTGGCGCTGGATTTTCCTGATCAATCTGCCGCTGGCCGCGGTGGCGGCCTGGATGATCCTGCGGAAGTTCACCGAAAGCGCACCGCGGCAACGACATCGCATCGACTATCTCGGGGCGGGGCTGCTGACCGTCGGAGCGGGCGGGCTCATGCTGGCGCTGCTGGAGGGCGGGCAGGCGTGGGCGTGGACCTCGCCGGCCAGCATCGCGCTCTTCGCGGCGGGCCTGCTGGTGCTGATTCTGTTCGGCCTCGTCGAGCGCCGGGCCGCGAATCCGATTCTGCCGCTGTGGGTTCTCACCCGCCGCGTGCTGGTGGCCAGCAGTCTGGTCTCACTGCTCGTCGGCGCGGTACTGCTCGGCCTCACCTCGTATGTGCCGACCTTCGCGCAGAGTGTGCTCGGCACCGGTGCGCTGGTGGCGGGGCTGACGGTCGGAGCCCTCACGCTCGGCTGGCCCATGACCGCCTCACAGGCCGGAAAGGTCTACCTGCGCATAGGATTCCGCGCGACCTCTCTCATCGGCAGTGTGCTCGCGGCCCTCGGCGCGGCCACGCTCCTGCTGGTGAACGAGGGCTCCACACTGCTACAGGTGGCACTGGGCTGCTTCATTGTCGGTGCGGGCATGGGCCTGGTGGCCAGCCCCACTCTCATTGCCGCACAGTCCAGTGTCGAATGGTCCGAGCGCGGCGTGGTCACCTCCACCAATATGTTCGCCCGCTCGCTGGGCAGTGCACTCGGCGTGGCGCTCTTCGGCGCGCTGGTGAATTCCCGTATCGGCCGCACCGAACATCCGGCGCCGCAGGATCTCTCGCCCGCCATCCACCTGGTCTTTCTCGGCGTCGCGGCCATGGCGGTGGTCATGATCGCGGCGGCAGCCACCATGCCGCGAAACTAG
- a CDS encoding cystathionine beta-synthase produces MRIADSVVDLIGNTPLVRLNSVVGPNSGLVAAKVEYLNPGGSSKDRIAVKMIDAAEEAGLLKPGGTIVEPTSGNTGVGLALVAQQRGYHCVFVCPDKVSEDKRNVLRAYGAEVVVCPTAVAPEDPDSYYNVSDRLVREIDGAWKPNQYSNPGGPESHYETTGPEIWRDTDGKVTHFVAGVGTGGTITGTGRYLKEISGGKVQVIGADPEGSVYSGGTGRPYLVEGVGEDFWPSAYDPAIPDEIIAVSDADSFEMTRRLAREEGLLVGGSCGMAVVAALKVAERDPDAVVVVLLPDGGRGYLSKIFNDQWMSSYGFLRSRLDGSTAEVHVGDVLRGKTGELPDLVHTHPQETLRDAIEILREYGVSQMPVVGAEPPVMAGEVAGSVTERDLLSAVFEGRAKLTDSVAQHMSPAFPLIGSGEPVSAATKLLESTDALMVVDDGKPVGVITRHDLLGFLSDGALA; encoded by the coding sequence ATGCGCATCGCTGACTCCGTCGTGGATCTGATCGGAAACACCCCACTCGTTCGGTTGAACTCCGTGGTGGGCCCGAACTCCGGACTGGTGGCGGCGAAGGTCGAGTACCTGAACCCCGGCGGCAGTTCCAAGGACCGCATCGCGGTCAAGATGATCGACGCCGCCGAGGAAGCCGGGTTGCTCAAGCCCGGCGGCACCATCGTCGAACCGACCTCCGGCAATACCGGTGTGGGCCTGGCGCTGGTTGCGCAGCAGCGCGGCTACCACTGCGTCTTCGTCTGCCCGGACAAGGTCAGCGAGGACAAGCGGAATGTGCTGCGCGCCTACGGCGCCGAGGTCGTGGTCTGCCCGACCGCGGTCGCGCCGGAGGACCCGGACAGCTACTACAACGTCTCCGATCGCCTGGTGCGCGAGATCGACGGCGCCTGGAAGCCGAACCAGTACTCCAATCCGGGCGGTCCGGAATCGCACTACGAGACCACCGGCCCGGAGATCTGGCGCGATACCGACGGCAAGGTCACGCACTTCGTGGCGGGCGTCGGCACCGGCGGCACCATCACCGGCACCGGTCGCTACCTGAAGGAGATCTCGGGCGGCAAGGTCCAGGTCATCGGCGCCGATCCCGAGGGTTCGGTGTACTCCGGCGGCACCGGCCGCCCGTATCTGGTCGAGGGTGTCGGCGAGGACTTCTGGCCCAGCGCCTACGACCCGGCCATTCCGGACGAGATCATCGCCGTCTCCGACGCGGACTCCTTCGAGATGACCCGTCGCCTGGCGCGCGAGGAGGGCCTGCTGGTCGGCGGCTCCTGCGGTATGGCCGTGGTGGCGGCGCTCAAGGTCGCCGAGCGCGATCCCGATGCGGTGGTCGTCGTCCTGCTCCCGGACGGTGGCCGCGGCTACCTGTCCAAGATCTTCAACGATCAGTGGATGAGCTCCTACGGCTTCCTGCGTTCGCGCTTGGACGGTTCGACCGCCGAGGTGCACGTCGGCGATGTGCTGCGCGGCAAGACCGGTGAGCTGCCGGATCTGGTGCACACCCACCCGCAGGAGACGCTGCGCGATGCCATCGAGATCCTGCGCGAGTACGGCGTCTCGCAGATGCCGGTGGTCGGCGCCGAGCCGCCCGTCATGGCCGGCGAGGTCGCGGGCAGCGTGACCGAGCGCGATCTGCTGTCCGCGGTCTTCGAGGGCCGGGCCAAGCTCACCGATTCGGTGGCGCAGCATATGAGCCCGGCATTCCCGCTGATCGGCTCCGGCGAGCCGGTGTCGGCGGCGACCAAGCTGCTCGAGTCCACCGATGCACTCATGGTGGTCGACGACGGCAAGCCGGTCGGCGTCATCACCCGCCACGACCTGCTGGGCTTCCTCAGCGACGGAGCGCTTGCGTAG